From Aptenodytes patagonicus chromosome 1, bAptPat1.pri.cur, whole genome shotgun sequence, one genomic window encodes:
- the ZIC2 gene encoding zinc finger protein ZIC 2, giving the protein MLLDAGPQFPALGVGTFARHHHSAAAEMQDRELSLAAQNSFVDSAAAAAHMGAFKLNAGAHDLSPGQSSAFTSQAPGYPAAALGPHAAHVGSYSGAPFNSTRDFLFRSRGFGDSSPAGGQHGIFGPAAGSLHHPHTDAQSHLLFPGIHDQHGPHASQNVLNGQMRLGLPGEVFARSDQYRQVSSPRTDPYSAAQLHNQYGPMNMNMGMNMAAHHHHHHPGAFFRYMRQQCIKQELICKWIDPEQLNNPKKSCNKTFSTMHELVTHVSVEHVGGPEQSNHVCYWEECPREGKPFKAKYKLVNHIRVHTGEKPFPCPFPGCGKVFARSENLKIHKRTHTGEKPFQCEFEGCDRRFANSSDRKKHMHVHTSDKPYLCKMCDKSYTHPSSLRKHMKVHESSPQGSESSPAASSGYESSTPPGLVSPSAESQSTSNLSPAAAAAAAAAAAVSAVHRGGGGGGSGGGGGGGGHSGLSSNFNEWYV; this is encoded by the exons ATGCTGCTGGACGCCGGCCCGCAGTTCCCGGCCCTCGGCGTGGGCACCTTCGCCCGGCACCACCACTCGGCCGCGGCGGAGATGCAGGACCGGGAGCTGAGCCTGGCGGCGCAGAACAGCTTCGTGgactcggcggcggcggcggcgcacaTGGGCGCCTTCAAGCTCAACGCCGGGGCCCACGACCTCTCCCCCGGGCAGAGCTCGGCGTTCACCTCGCAGGCGCCCGGCTACCCCGCCGCCGCCCTGGGGCCCCACGCCGCCCACGTCGGCTCCTACTCCGGGGCGCCCTTCAACTCCACCCGGGACTTCTTGTTTCGCAGCCGCGGCTTCGGGGACTCGTCGCCGGCCGGCGGGCAGCACGGCATCTTCGGCCCTGCGGCCGGCAGCCTGCACCACCCGCACACGGACGCTCAGAGCCACCTCCTCTTCCCGGGCATCCACGACCAGCACGGCCCCCACGCCTCCCAAAACGTCCTCAACGGGCAGATGCGCCTGGGCTTGCCGGGGGAGGTGTTCGCCCGGTCGGATCAGTACCGCCAGGTCTCCAGCCCCAGGACTGACCCTTACTCGGCGGCTCAGCTGCACAACCAGTACGGCCCCATGAATATGAATATGGGCATGAACATGgcagcccaccaccaccaccaccacccaggtGCCTTTTTCCGCTACATGCGGCAGCAGTGCATCAAGCAAGAGCTCATCTGCAAGTGGATCGACCCCGAgcagctgaacaaccccaaaaaaAGTTGCAATAAAACTTTCAGCACCATGCACGAGTTGGTCACCCACGTCTCGGTGGAGCACGTTGGGGGACCCGAGCAGAGCAACCACGTCTGCTACTGGGAGGAGTGTCCCCGGGAAGGCAAGCCCTTCAAAGCGAAATACAAACTGGTCAATCATATCCGAGTGCACACGGGAGAGaagcccttcccctgccccttccccggcTGCGGAAAAGTTTTCGCCAGATCAGAAAACCTCAAAATTCACAAAAGGACGCACACAG GGGAGAAGCCCTTCCAGTGCGAGTTTGAAGGCTGCGACCGGCGCTTCGCCAACAGCAGCGACCGCAAGAAGCACATGCACGTCCACACCTCGGACAAGCCCTACCTGTGCAAGATGTGCGACAAGTCCTacacccaccccagctccctgCGGAAGCACATGAAG GTGCACGAGTCGTCCCCGCAAGGCTCCGAGTCCTCCCCGGCCGCCAGCTCCGGCTACGAGTCCTCCACCCCCCCGGGGCTGGTGTCCCCCAGCGCCGAGTCGCAGAGCACCAGCAACctctccccggcggcggcggcggcggcggcggcggcggcggccgtgtCCGCCGTGcaccggggcggcggcggcggcggcagcggcggcggcggcggcggcggcggccacaGCGGCCTCTCCTCCAACTTCAACGAGTGGTACGTGTAG